One window of Campylobacter concisus genomic DNA carries:
- a CDS encoding ABC transporter substrate-binding protein produces MKRRISLLLFLVLALILNACGGSEKEASQVQEVKEVKESEYSVTDVRGKTIKFEKTPERIATVDKPLPSIIYAIDGKTDKIVGCNPSSIKAFEESVLKNMYPQLANANTKWCSKDSVVNVEELLKLKPDVVFIYSNIEKEIEKMEAAGLKVVALKRAEFDSIKENIKMISEVLQKKERGDLLVEYMDKGINEVTSKLAEIKDEDKPKVIEFYSDMKIAVKTYDHWMKPSGAYNPAHELKGKLAEVDMEQMIVWNPDIIYLGNHSDLMPEDFIENKQEGRDWSTIKAVANKQVYKIPIGVYRWDPPGVETPLTVKWAAKIQYPQLFSDMDMEVELKNFFEYVYDYKLSDDEVATILRK; encoded by the coding sequence GCAGCGAAAAAGAAGCTAGTCAAGTGCAAGAAGTTAAAGAGGTAAAAGAAAGCGAATACTCGGTTACTGATGTTAGAGGAAAAACGATTAAATTTGAAAAAACACCGGAAAGAATTGCAACGGTGGACAAGCCTCTTCCGTCTATAATATATGCAATTGATGGAAAGACAGATAAAATTGTAGGATGCAACCCATCTTCTATTAAAGCTTTTGAAGAAAGTGTTTTAAAAAACATGTATCCACAACTAGCTAATGCGAATACTAAATGGTGTTCAAAAGACTCAGTTGTTAACGTGGAAGAGTTATTGAAGCTAAAACCGGATGTAGTGTTTATTTATTCGAATATTGAGAAAGAAATTGAAAAAATGGAAGCTGCAGGACTTAAGGTAGTAGCTTTAAAGAGGGCAGAATTTGACAGTATAAAAGAAAATATAAAAATGATATCTGAAGTACTTCAAAAGAAAGAACGTGGCGACTTATTAGTTGAATATATGGACAAAGGAATTAATGAAGTAACATCAAAGTTAGCTGAAATAAAAGATGAAGATAAACCAAAAGTTATAGAGTTTTATAGTGACATGAAAATAGCTGTAAAAACATACGACCATTGGATGAAACCAAGTGGAGCCTATAATCCGGCCCACGAGCTTAAGGGTAAATTGGCTGAAGTGGACATGGAGCAGATGATTGTATGGAACCCTGATATCATTTATTTAGGAAATCATTCAGACTTAATGCCGGAAGACTTTATTGAAAATAAGCAGGAAGGTAGAGACTGGTCAACAATTAAAGCTGTAGCTAACAAACAAGTATACAAAATTCCTATAGGTGTTTATAGGTGGGATCCTCCTGGGGTTGAAACTCCGCTTACAGTTAAATGGGCTGCAAAAATACAGTATCCACAATTGTTTTCAGATATGGACATGGAAGTAGAGTTAAAGAATTTCTTTGAATATGTATATGATTACAAATTATCAGATGATGAAGTTGCTACAATATTGAGGAAGTAG